Within the Paenibacillus sp. AN1007 genome, the region TCGTCAGATTCAAAATGAGCTTATCGCTCTTTTCAATACCCCGATGAGTTTCACAGCGTTTAACTACGCTGACGAAATTCATCTTTATTGGAGAGTTTGATCCTGGCTCAGGACGAACGCTGGCGGCATGCCTAATACATGCAAGTCGAGCGGACTTGAAGAGAAGCTTGCTTCTCGGATGGTTAGCGGCGGACGGGTGAGTAACACGTAGGCAACCTGCCCTCAAGCTTGGGACAACTACCGGAAACGGTAGCTAATACCGAATACTTGTTTTCTTCGCCTGAAGAGAACTGGAAAGACGGAGCAATCTGTCACTTGGGGATGGGCCTGCGGCGCATTAGCTAGTTGGTGAGGTAACGGCTCACCAAGGCGACGATGCGTAGCCGACCTGAGAGGGTGATCGGCCACACTGGGACTGAGACACGGCCCAGACTCCTACGGGAGGCAGCAGTAGGGAATCTTCCGCAATGGGCGAAAGCCTGACGGAGCAATGCCGCGTGAGTGATGAAGGTTTTCGGATCGTAAAGCTCTGTTGCCAGGGAAGAACGCTTGGGAGAGTAACTGCTCTCAAGGTGACGGTACCTGAGAAGAAAGCCCCGGCTAACTACGTGCCAGCAGCCGCGGTAATACGTAGGGGGCAAGCGTTGTCCGGAATTATTGGGCGTAAAGCGCGCGCAGGCGGTCATGTAAGTCTGGTGTTTAATCCCGGGGCTCAACCCCGGATCGCACTGGAAACTGCGTGACTTGAGTGCGGAAGAGGAGAGTGGAATTCCACGTGTAGCGGTGAAATGCGTAGAGATGTGGAGGAACACCAGTGGCGAAGGCGACTCTCTGGGCTGTAACTGACGCTGAGGCGCGAAAGCGTGGGGAGCAAACAGGATTAGATACCCTGGTAGTCCACGCCGTAAACGATGAATGCTAGGTGTTAGGGGTTTCGATACCCTTGGTGCCGAAGTTAACACATTAAGCATTCCGCCTGGGGAGTACGGTCGCAAGACTGAAACTCAAAGGAATTGACGGGGACCCGCACAAGCAGTGGAGTATGTGGTTTAATTCGAAGCAACGCGAAGAACCTTACCAGGTCTTGACATCCAACTAACGAGGCAGAGATGCGTTAGGTGCCCTTCGGGGAAAGTTGAGACAGGTGGTGCATGGTTGTCGTCAGCTCGTGTCGTGAGATGTTGGGTTAAGTCCCGCAACGAGCGCAACCCTTGATCTTAGTTGCCAGCACTTCGGGTGGGCACTCTAAGGTGACTGCCGGTGACAAACCGGAGGAAGGTGGGGATGACGTCAAATCATCATGCCCCTTATGACCTGGGCTACACACGTACTACAATGGCCGGTACAACGGGCAGTGAAGCCGCGAGGTGGAACCAATCCTAAAAAGCCGGTCTCAGTTCGGATTGCAGGCTGCAACTCGCCTGCATGAAGTCGGAATTGCTAGTAATCGCGGATCAGCATGCCGCGGTGAATACGTTCCCGGGTCTTGTACACACCGCCCGTCACACCACGAGAGTTTATAACACCCGAAGTCGGTGGGGTAACCGCAAGGAGCCAGCCGCCGAAGGTGGGATAGATGATTGGGGTGAAGTCGTAACAAGGTAGCCGTATCGGAAGGTGCGGCTGGATCACCTCCTTTCTATGGAGAATCGTCTTCTGCAACGAAGACATTCAAATATGCAGGTTCAATGGACCTGCAAGCAGTATCAAGTTGCTACTCCATTTGTTCAGTTTTGATGGAATTTGAGGGGCCATAGCTCAGCTGGGAGAGCGCCTGCCTTGCAAGCAGGAGGTCAGCGGTTCGATCCCGCTTGGCTCCACCAAACAATTTCATCTATTTGTTGTGTTCTTTGAAAACTAGATATCGAAACGAAACAAACGCGAATTAGAACATTCCTTTTAGGGATGAATGCTGGATCGGTTCAAGCAACCGAACAACAATCATCCGAGCTGAACTTGTGTCAACAAGTGAAAGTGTATATAAGGTAGTTAAATGCAATTGCGATGGTATCGGATGGGAGCGACTTTTGGCTTTGCGTAAGCAAAACAAGGGAAGCGAGCAAACGAAACCGGAGCAATCTGGTTAAGCTGCTAAGAGCACACGGAGGATGCCTAGGCGCTAGGAGCCGATGAAGGACGTGGCGAACAACGATACTGCCTCGGGGAGCTGTAAGCAAGCTTTGATCCGGGGATGTCCGAATGGGGAAACCCAGCTGGGGTAATATCCAGTTACTCACAACTGAATACATAGGTTGTGCAGAGGCATACCAGGGGAACTGAAACATCTAAGTACCCTGAGGAAGAGAAAACAATAGTGATTCCGTCAGTAGCGGCGAGCGAACGCGGAGAAGCCCAAACCAGAGAGCTTGCTCTTTGGGGTTGTGGGACGTCTCACATGGAGTTACAAAGGAGTCAGTTAAACGAAGAGGTCTGGAAAGGCCCGCCAAAGAAGGTAAAAGCCCTGTAATTGAAAGTTGATTCTCTCCGAGACGGATCCCGAGTAGTGCGGGGCACGTGAAACCCCGTATGAATCCGGCAGGACCATCTGCCAAGGCTAAATACTTCCTAGCGACCGATAGTGAAGCAGTACCGTGAGGGAAAGGTGAAAAGCACCCCGGAAGGGGAGTGAAATAGAACCTGAAACCGTGTGCTTACAAAAAGTCAGAGCCCTATGTTGCGAACTTGTTCGTCAACAGGGTGATGGCGTGCCTTTTGTAGAATGAACCGGCGAGTTACGTTCCCGTGCAAGGTTAAGGTGAAGAGCCGGAGCCGCAGCGAAAGCGAGTCTGAATAGGGCGACATAGTACGTGGACGTAGACCCGAAACCGGGTGATCTACCCCTGTCCAGGGTGAAGGTGCGGTAACACGCACTGGAGGCCCGAACCCACGCACGTTGAAAAGTGCGGGGATGAGGTGGGGGTAGCGGAGAAATTCCAATCGAACTCGGAGATAGCTGGTTCTCCCCGAAATAGCTTTAGGGCTAGCCTCGGAAAACAGAGTCGTGGAGGTAGAGCACTGATTGGGTGCGGGGCCCGCAAGGGTTACCAAGCTCAGTCAAACTCCGAATGCCATAGACTTACTTCCGGGAGTCAGACAGTGAGTGCTAAGATCCATTGTCAAAAGGGAAACAGCCCAGACCATCAGCTAAGGTCCCCAAGTGTGTGTTAAGTGGGAAAGGATGTGGAGTTGCACAGACAACCAGGATGTTGGCTTAGAAGCAGCCATCATTGAAAGAGTGCGTAATAGCTCACTGGTCGAGTGACTCTGCGCCGAAAATGTAACGGGGCTAAACACACCACCGAAGCTATGGCTTGGATCGACTTCACTGCTTCTTTGAGGCGGTGTTTACCACAAGGACATTTTTGTCTAACAAGGTTTGAAATCTTGGAAGACCAAATGTTTCTCAGGGGATAAACACAGGACTTCGAAGCTGGAGTGAAGTCGATCCAGGGGTAGGGGAGCGTTGTATAAGGGTTGAAGGTGTACCGTAAGGAGCGCTGGACATTATACAAGTGAGAATGCCGGTATGAGTAACGAAAAGATCAGTGAGAATCTGATCCGCCGAAAGCCTAAGGGTTCCTGAGGAAGGCTCGTCCGCTCAGGGTAAGTCGGGACCTAAGGCGAGGCCGAAAGGCGTAGTCGAAGGACAACAGGTCGAAATTCCTGTACCACCGTAAATCGTTACGAGCGATGGGGGGACGCAGTAGGGTAGTGACGCAGACTGATGGATGTCTGTCCAAGCAGTAAGGCTGATGTGTAGGCAAATCCGCACATCGTAAGGCTGAGCTGTGATGGGGAGTGAAAATTACAGTAGCGAAGGTCATGATCTCACACTGCCAAGAAAAGCCTCTAGCCAGATGAAGGTGCCCGTACCGCAAACCGACACAGGTAGGCGAGAAGAGAATTCTAAGGCGCGCGGAAGAACTCTCGTTAAGGAACTCGGCAAAATGACCCCGTAACTTCGGGAGAAGGGGTGCCCCGGTAGTGTGAATAGCACGAGGGGGCCGCAGTGAAAAGGCCCAAGCGACTGTTTAGCAAAAACACAGGTCTGTGCGAAGCCGTAAGGCGAAGTATACGGGCTGACGCCTGCCCGGTGCTGGAAGGTTAAGGGGAGTGGTTAGGAGCAATCCGAAGCTGTGAACCGAAGCCCCAGTAAACGGCGGCCGTAACTATAACGGTCCTAAGGTAGCGAAATTCCTTGTCAGGTAAATTCTGACCCGCACGAATGGCGTAACGACTTGGGCGCTGTCTCAACGAGAGATCCGGTGAAATTTTAATACCTGTGAAGATGCAGGTTACCCGCGACAAGACGGAAAGACCCCATGGAGCTTTACTGCAGCTTGATATTGAATTTGGGTACGATCTGTACAGGATAGGTGGGAGCCTTTGAAGCATGAGCGCCAGCTTGTGTGGAGGCACCGTTGGGATACCACCCTGATCGTATCTAGGTTCTAACCTGGTGCCCTAAGCGGGTACGGGGACAGTGTCAGGTGGGCAGTTTGACTGGGGCGGTCGCCTCCTAAAGAGTAACGGAGGCGCCCAAAGGTTCCCTCAGAATGGTTGGAAATCATTCGAAGAGTGCAAAGGCATAAGGGAGCTTGACTGCGAGACCTACAAGTCGAGCAGGGACGAAAGTCGGGCTTAGTGATCCGGTGGTACCGCATGGAAGGGCCATCGCTCAACGGATAAAAGCTACCCTGGGGATAACAGGCTTATCTCCCCCAAGAGTCCACATCGACGGGGAGGTTTGGCACCTCGATGTCGGCTCATCGCATCCTGGGGCTGAAGTAGGTCCCAAGGGTTGGGCTGTTCGCCCATTAAAGCGGTACGCGAGCTGGGTTCAGAACGTCGTGAGACAGTTCGGTCCCTATCTGTCGTGGGCGTAGGAAATTTGAGAGGAGCTGTCCTTAGTACGAGAGGACCGGGATGGACGTACCGCTGGTGTACCAGTTGTTCCGCCAGGAGCACCGCTGGGTAGCTATGTACGGACGGGATAAGCGCTGAAAGCATCTAAGCGTGAAGCCCCCCTCAAGATGAGATTTCCCAGTATGTAAGACCCCTTGAAGACGACGAGGTAGATAGGCTGGGGGTGGAAGTGCAGCAATGCATGGAGCTGACCAGTACTAATCGGTCGAGGGCTTATCCAATAGCAGGTTTTAAGTCGCGTAAGTTTCGTTTCGAATCTAGTTTTCAGAGAACAACACTCTGAATAGTGAAATGAAAATCGGTACATCCCTTAAGGTGTGGTTGGTTTTCAGTTTCAACTGAATGGAAAGAAGTACAACTTCGATCCAACCCTCGTTTGGTGGCGATGGCGGAGGGGTTCCACACGTACCCATCCCGAACACGACCGTTAAGCCCTCTAGCGCCGATGGTACTTGGACCGCAGGGTCCTGGGAGAGTAGGACGCCGCCAAGCAAAGAACCACTGCCGATGATGTTCGGTGGTGGTTTTTATTTTATATATCTTTTTCAGGAGATGCATCATGCATCTCCTGTTTGACTTTATGAGTAACCTCTGACAAACTCAAATGTATGGAGCAGCATCGTATAACCTTTTCACAAGAAATGGGCTTACACTACAAGAGAATGAGGTGCAGGATCATATGGAACTTCGCAAATTAACAACTGACGATTATGAGGCATGTATGGCTCTTTCCGAATATGCTTTCCAGTTCACGATGACAGAGGAACAGCTGGAGAGACGCCGTCAGGAATTTGCTGCACACAATGTACTGGGTGTATATGCAGATGGCCAAGTTGGGGCCAAACTTCAGATTATTCCTTTTCAAACCTATATAAATGGAAGATCGTTTGAGATGGGCGGCATCGCGGGTGTAGCCACTTGGCCGGAATACAGACGAAAGGGCTGGGTAGCAGGACTGCTGCAGTATGCACTGGAAGAGATGAATCGGAATAAGCAGAGTGTGTCCTTCCTGCATCCGTTTGCATTTGCGTTCTATCGGAAGTATGGATGGGAAACCTACGTTGAATATAAGAAATACAAACTGACGACTTCCCAACTGCCAGCTAAAAAACAGACGCCAGGTGTGATTAAACGAAATAATCCCGAGCTTGCTGTATTGAAGCAGGTATACAATGTCTATGCAGCGCGTTACAACGGAACGTTGAATCGTGATGACGCTTGGTGGACGAATTCAGTTTATGTCAAAAAAGGAAGCCAGCGGGCTGTTTACTTTGACGAGACGGGTGTACCACAGGGATATGTACTTTACGAAGTTAAGGAAGGCAAATTTACAATTGGTGAGATGATTCATCTCAACGAAGAGGCGAGACAAGGACTATGGACATTCATATCTAATCATGATTCCATGGTTGATGAAGTGACTTTGCAGGCACCTGCACGGGATATGCTTGCTTTTCAATTGGACAATCCTCGGATCCAGCAGGAGATTGTACCATACTTTATGGCGCGAATCGTAAGTGTGGAGCAGTTCATTTCGCAGTACCCTTTTGCAAGCCAGGACTCACCTGTACAGATTTTGCTTGAGGTTGAGGATGCCTATGCTCCTTGGAATGAAGGGGTATGGGAATTGAATGTGGCAATGAACGGAACAGCTTCGATATGGAAAAAGTCCGGATCAGAGCATGTTGGTCAGGAAGATCAGACGCTTCGCCTGAACATTCAATCGCTCACGGCGGTATTAATGGGATATCGCAGACCGGCAGAGATGGCCCAGATCGGCAGACTGGAAGGACCAGCTGCCGCGGTCCAAGCGCTGGAGAAGGCGGTTCCGGAGCGTGAAACCTATTTGCTTGATTTTTTCTAAGAGGTATATTGTTCAGCCGGATTAGACCGGGCAGATTCAGAGGGTAATCGTAAGACAATCAGACTTCTCCTGACATTTGGGAGAGGTTTTTTTGTGTCAGGCGAATATTTCGTGTAAAATCGTAAAAAATGAATAGTGCCCCCACTTGGCAAACCAGTAAAATATGCTATAATGTATATAAAGTCAAAGAAAGTCAAAGTCAACTGAAGGCTGAATAATAATGATTTCACCTATGACAGGATGTCGCGCTCTCTTACTGCTCTCTAATGAATGAAAAGTATCGTATTTCGGATACAAGTCATTTGGAAGATCAAGGGATATTAAAGGACCTTCGTGCTTCCTTTGTTCTCCTGTTTAGCACCTCAGTCAGCAAGATTCGCTGTTTCTCTGAATGGTTAAATGGGTGGAGAAGGTGTACTCTGTGGGGGCGTGCAGGTCCTTATTGACTTAACGTTTCAGACAGTGGAGGATGATTGGATGCGTAATATCTCTGATATTATCGAACGATATCTGAAGGGTATTTTGCATGAAAGTCCCGAAGGAATGATTGAAATTCAGCGTAATGATCTGGCAGATCAGTTTTCATGTGTACCTTCCCAGATCAATTATGTCATCAGCACCCGTTTTACTCTTGAAAAAGGTTACCTGGTAGAGAGTAAACGCGGCGGCGGTGGATATGTTCGCATACAGCGCATTGAATTGCCTGCCCAATCAGCACTGCATAATCATCTGCATCATAGTATTGGTGAGGAGATTGGACAGACTGCTGCTGAAGGGCTGATCTATCAACTGGAAGAAGCGCGTTTTTTAAGCAAGCGGGAAGCCGGTTTGATGCGTGCAGCTGTGTCGAGAGAGGTTCTAATGGTCAAACTTCCTTACCGGGATCAAATTCGTGCCAGAATGTTGAAGGCGATGCTAATATCTTTGCTCGGTAAATGAAAACTATCGGGATCAAAGGAGGTACATCTATATGCTGTGCCAAGAATGTAATAAACGTCCGGCTACACTGCATTTTACGAAAATTGTAAATGGAGAGAAGACGGAATTCCATATCTGTGAGTCATGTGCCCGTGAGAAGGGCGAGATGATTCCTGGAACAGCAGGAGGATTTTCGATTCACAATCTGTTGTCCGGTCTGCTTGATTTTGATCCGGCAGGCAAAAGTGCAGCACCTGCCAAGGCGCTGCAGTGTGAAGAATGCGGCATGACCTATGCCCAGTTCAGTAAAATCGGCCGTTTTGGCTGCAGTTCCTGTTACAAATATTTTGACAGCCGCCTGGACCCGTTATTCAAACGAGTGCATGGCAGTACATCACATGTAGGTAAAGTTCCTGCCAGAGCAGGTGGACGTATCAAAGTGAAACGGCAGATCGCCGATCTGAAGCAGCATCTGCAGCAGAGCATTGCTCAAGAAGAATTTGAAGAGGCTGCTCAGATACGTGACCAAATCAGGGAACTTGAAAAAGGAATAGCTCAGGAGTAAAGTTTGTCATGAGTAGGAGGGAAGCATAATGCCTAATCTGCGCTTTACAGAGAAGGCGCTCAGTGACTGGATGCGCAGCGATGCGGCTGATTCTGAGATTGTCATCAGCAGCCGTGTCCGGATTGCACGTAATCTTCAGCATATCCCGTTTCCCATGCTGGCTTCGGGTGAGCAATCGGAAGAGGTGCTGAATAAGCTGAGCGAAGTACTTCAGTACGATGACGTACACGCCTTTGG harbors:
- a CDS encoding GNAT family N-acetyltransferase, which encodes MELRKLTTDDYEACMALSEYAFQFTMTEEQLERRRQEFAAHNVLGVYADGQVGAKLQIIPFQTYINGRSFEMGGIAGVATWPEYRRKGWVAGLLQYALEEMNRNKQSVSFLHPFAFAFYRKYGWETYVEYKKYKLTTSQLPAKKQTPGVIKRNNPELAVLKQVYNVYAARYNGTLNRDDAWWTNSVYVKKGSQRAVYFDETGVPQGYVLYEVKEGKFTIGEMIHLNEEARQGLWTFISNHDSMVDEVTLQAPARDMLAFQLDNPRIQQEIVPYFMARIVSVEQFISQYPFASQDSPVQILLEVEDAYAPWNEGVWELNVAMNGTASIWKKSGSEHVGQEDQTLRLNIQSLTAVLMGYRRPAEMAQIGRLEGPAAAVQALEKAVPERETYLLDFF
- a CDS encoding CtsR family transcriptional regulator, which encodes MRNISDIIERYLKGILHESPEGMIEIQRNDLADQFSCVPSQINYVISTRFTLEKGYLVESKRGGGGYVRIQRIELPAQSALHNHLHHSIGEEIGQTAAEGLIYQLEEARFLSKREAGLMRAAVSREVLMVKLPYRDQIRARMLKAMLISLLGK
- a CDS encoding UvrB/UvrC motif-containing protein; the encoded protein is MLCQECNKRPATLHFTKIVNGEKTEFHICESCAREKGEMIPGTAGGFSIHNLLSGLLDFDPAGKSAAPAKALQCEECGMTYAQFSKIGRFGCSSCYKYFDSRLDPLFKRVHGSTSHVGKVPARAGGRIKVKRQIADLKQHLQQSIAQEEFEEAAQIRDQIRELEKGIAQE